The following is a genomic window from Citrifermentans bemidjiense Bem.
GCAGTGACCGTCTTATGTGGACAGGTCAGTGGCTTGCGAGATAAGTCAATTAGGCCTTCGACGCCGGTTTCAAGGAACCTGCTAATCCATTTGTAGCCGGTCGGACGGCTGATGTTAAAGCGTTTGCAAAGGAAGGCTATGTTGCTGCCTTCCTGCAACGCCAAATGAACGAACTCGAATCTCAGGGTCATAGTATCCACCGGTCGCCAAGGCATGGTCTCCCTCCTCCGAGGAAAGGTCATTCTTGGCAAAAGTGTTAACTATGTCCCCGAACATTTGTAAACCATGTCCCCAGTCTATACAGCGGGAGGGGGCTAGGGGGTGGGGTAAGGTGCCATCATTTCCATAATTTGCGGCTTCACCCACCCCCCGTCCCCCTCCCGTCAAGGGAGGGGGGGACTGTTATCCCCGGAATTTCCCGATGAACCTTTGCGAAGAGGGGACAGGGGGGATTTGCGTCTGATGAACCAGTGTCTCGGAAGATCGTTACGCTTCATCGATCAGAATAACTTCGCTCTCCGGCTCCGCGGCGCCAAACTCCCCTCCCAACAATCCCTTCGCTTCATGCTCCGGCAACTGCTCGATCCCTTGCATCTTGCGCTGGATGCGGCGGGTGCGGGTCGCGGCGGTGTCGATGCTGGAGGAGGCCTCGTCGAGCTTCTTCCTGGTTTTTTCCAGCAACGTCCCGAAGGTCATGAACTCGGTCTTTATCGCGCCCAATAACCGCCAGACGTCGCTGCTCCTTTTCTCGATGGTGAGCGTCTTGAAGCCGAGGCTGAGCGACGAAAGGAGGGCGGCGATGGTGGTGGGGCCTGCGACGATGACCTTGTGCTCGCGCAAGATGGCGTCGAAGAGCCCGGGGCGGCTTAACACCTGGGCGTAGCTTGCCTCGTTGGCCAGGAACATGACGGCGAAATCGGTGGTGTCGGGAGGGGCTAAGTACTTCTCGCAGATGAGCTTCGCCATGGCGGCGACGGTCTTGTCGAACTGCCTGGTCGCCTCCTGTACCGCGGCCTGGTTTCCCTGCTCCTGGGCCTCGACCAGCCGCAGGTAGTCCTCCTGCGGGAACTTGGCGTCGACCGGGAGCCAGAGCGGCTTGTCGTCCTTGCCGGGAAGGCGTATGGCGAACTCGACCCGCGCGTCGCTCCCGGGCTTCGTGGCGACGTTGGCGCCGTACTGGTCCGGGGTGAGTATCTGCTCCAAAAGGTTGTGCAGTTGCACCTCGCCGAGCGTGCCGCGGGTCTTGATGTTGGAGAGGACCTTCTTCAGGTCGCCGACCCCGGAGGCAAGCGACTGCATCTCCCCCAGCCCCTTGTGGACCTGCTCCAGCTGGCCGCTTACCTGCTTGAACGACTCCCCCAGCCGCTTTTCCAGGGTCTCGTGCAGCTTTTCGTCAACCGTGGCGCGCATCTGCTCCAGCTTCTTCGAGTTGTCGTCCTGCAGCCACTTGAGGCGCAGCTCTACCGTTTCGCGCAGCTTGTCCAGGCGCTGCTCGTTGCTGGCGGTGAGGCTGCCAAGCTGCTGAGTGAATCCTTCAAGCTGTCCCTTTTGCAGCGAGGCGATATCCACCATCCGCTTTTGCACCGCCTCCCCGAATTGCCTGAGGTTCCCCCCCAGCTCCTCGCGGTTTCTCCCGAGTTCTGCTTGCAGGGTGCGTTCCAGCCGCTCCAACCCCTTTTCCAGTTGGTCGAAGCGCGCTTCGGCGATGTGCGCCCGTTTGAGATGCAGGTAGCAAAGGAACGCGAACACGAAGGTGGCGGCGCCAAGCAGCAGGATGATCAATTGAAAGAGGTCAGGTGTCATGTTTAATCCCGCTAATCAGGAAGCGAATCGAGGAAGTCGACCAGCGTCTTGTTGAAGAGTTCTGGTTGTTCCATGTTAACCATGTGCCCCGCCTTTTCGATGATTTTGGTCCGGCAGCCGGGGAGCGCCTCGATTAGCACCCTCGCGACATCAAGCGGCGCGGCCCGATCCTCGGTTCCGGCGATAACGAGCGAAGGCTTGCCGAAGGAGGCGAGAAGGGGAGTGTATTCCTTCCTGTCCCTGATGGCGACCAGGCCACCGGCGAGTCCATTGGGGTTGGTGGAGCGCATCCAGGAGGTGACCTGAGCGATAAGTTCCGGGCGGGACACGGTGGTGTCGTCGGCAAAAAGAAGTTCGGCGAAGATCTTCGTAATCGGGTTTGCCCCCAGCCTTTCGGCTTGGGCGGCCATTTCACTTCTGCGCTGGCGTGCAGCTTCGTCGTCGGCGTTGCTCCTGGTGGCGATGAAGGCTGCGGCGCGGACCCGGTCGGGGCGGCGCTCCAGGAGGTTCATGAGGATGTATCCCCCCATGGACATCCCGCCCACCACTGCCTTGTCGATCTGCAGCGCATCGAGCAGCGCCACCAGGTCGTCGGCGAAGCGGTCCATGCTGTAGCCGGCAGCGGGCGCGTCGCTGGCGCCGAAGCCGCGCAGGTCCGGCGCGATGGCGCGATAGCCGGCGTCGGCCAACGGTTTTAATTGCGGCTGCCACATCTGGCGGTTCAGCGGGAAGCCGTGGATGAGCAAGACGGCCGGGCCGTGGCCGAGGTCGTCGTAGGCGAGGCGGATGTTGTTTATTTGCGTTAGCATGAAGAAACCCTTTGAACCAATTGACGATTGACAATTGACAATTGACAATGGTTATTTTTTGTTGTGCATCTTCGTCGTTTTAATTATGGAGGTCAGTAGTCTTAGTAAGCATTTTGAATCTGAAGATATCGATTGGTAATTTTTATCTTCAAGATAATTGGACTGGTGGAGGAGTTCTAGCCAGTACTCTGTTTCGTTGGCTTCTTTCAGGGCTATTGCCAATTTGTGAATAAAGTCGGCTCTACTTTCCGCCTGTTCGGCTTCGCGCACCAGTGCACCGACAGCGGTGCCGGACCTCAGCAACTGCTTGCTGATCACAAACTCCTTTCGCTCGCAAAGATACTGATACAACTTGATGATTCTCAATGCGAATGCGAAAGACTTATCTTTGACAGCATTAGTTTCCATCCGAAAGGTTGTAATCGTCAATTATCAATTGTCAATTATCAATTGGGTTTTAGCCTTAATTGCCTCTCCACGGTTTTCGTTGTCAATTGTCAATTGTCAATTGGGTTTCCACGTTTTGTCTCTCAGTCCCGACCGTCTGACAATTCTGCGCGTGACGGTGGAGAGAAAAAGTTCCTGGTTCGCCAGGATGTCGACCGACGTTTTCGCCCGGGTTATGGCGGTGTACAAAAGCTCCCGTGTCAGGACCGGCGCGTCGCGGTCGGGCAGAACCAGCAGCACTCGGTCGAACTCGGAACCCTGGCTCTTGTGCACGGTCATGGCGAAGGCGCACTCGTATTCCGGGAGCCTGAGCGGCAAGACTTTCCTCATGCCGCCGGTGCCGGAGGGGAAGAAGGCGCGCAGCTCTCCTCCGGTTTCGGCGTCGGGCAAAATCAGCCCCACGTCGCCGTTGAAGAGCCCAAGGTTGTAGTCGTTCCTGGTGATCATGACCGGCTCGCCGGCGTACCAGCGGCCGCGGGGGTGGATCATTCCCGCCTGGGACAATCGTTGACGCACCAGGAGGTTGATCGCCTCGACTCCGAACGGGCCGCTGCGCATGGCGCAAAGGATACGGAACCGGCTGAACTCAGCGAAGGCTGCTTCCGGGCTCTCCTCCCGCAGATAGGCGCCGTAGCCTTCGCTAATCCTTTTGGCGAGCGCGTCGGCCAGGGCGGCTGCGGTGGGGAGCGGCGCCAGCGTGACGCCGGCTACGGCGGAGTCGAGGCAGGCCGACAAAGCGCCGGGAGCATCCCCTGCGTTGACCAGCGAACCAACTTTGCCGATGCCTCCGGCGGAGGAGAAGCGGTAGCTCCTCTGCAACTGCACGACAGCGTCGCCGAGCGGGGACATGCCGGAGCTGGAGGTGACGGCATCGCCGGCGAGGTCGGCTGCCAGGGCGGCGAAAGCGGGGGAGAAGCCGTGCACGCCGCCGGTGTCGCAGATGTCGCCCAGGACCGCGCCGGCTTCCACCGAGGCGAGCTGGTCCCGGTCGCCCAAAAGGATCAGGCGGGTGTCGTGCCGCAAGGCGCAGACCAGCTTGGCCATGAGGGGGAGCGAGACCATGGAGGCCTCGTCGACGATTACCACGTCGTAGGGGAGCGGGTTATCGGCGTTGTGGCGGAAGCCGCTGGAACCCTTCAGGTAACCGAGCAGGCGGTGCAGGGTGAAGACGTCCTCCGGGATCAGCCCGCGTACCCCCTCTTCGGCAAAGCGGGCTCCATCGCTGATCGATTCCTTAAGCCTCGCGGCAGCCTTGCCGGTGGGGGCAGCCAGTGCGATCCTGAGGCCGGCGCCGGTTCCAGCCTCCTCCGCCTGCTCCAGGAGGAGCGATAGCACCTTTACTACGGTCGAGGTCTTGCCGGTTCCGGGCCCCCCGGAGATGACGCAAAAGCGCCTGGTGACGGCGGCGAGGGCAGCAACCCGCTGCCAGTCCGTTTCTCCAGGCGTGGGAGGAAAAAGCCGTGCGAGCCCCTTCTGCAACAGCGCCCGGTCGAACCGCACCGTCTTGCCGCGTTTCATGATCGCCTCGGCGAGCTCATCCTCATAGCGCCAGTAGCGCTGCAGGTAGAGGCGGTCGGCGTGGTCCAGGATGAGCGGCTTGAACTCGCCGGGCTCGCCGACTACCGGGTGGGCGGCGAGCTTCTGGCGCCAGGCGGCTACCGATTCGATGCGGTACCCAGCGGCGCGCGCGTCTTCCAGGGCGCTCTCCAGGTCGAGGCAGACGTCCCCCGCCGTCACCCCGCGGCTCAAGAGCGCCGCCGCAGCCTCAAGGTGCGCGTCGCGGCTTGCCGCCTGCCGGCAGATGAATGAGGCGAACTGCCGGTCTATGTCGTTGAATTGGAATGTTTCAGCAGCCATTTGGTTTCCTGGTGAATCCTAAAACGTGAAATCCAACCCGGCCCCCTTCGCAAAGGTTCATCCGGGAATTCCGGGGAAGGCTTGTCGCCCCTCGCCCTCTGGGAGAGGGGAGGGGGTGAGGGCGGTGCCCCAGCCAACGTCTTGCCTTCGTGGCGTCTCCCTCACCCTGTCCCTCCCCCAGAGGGGGAGGGGACCCGAGTTCCCCACAATTCCCGCAAGAACCTTCGAAAAAGGGGGAGAGTGGACATGATCTGGTTCCCAAGCTGGAGCTTGGGAACCAGATGCTCTCCTTACCGTCCGACCTCAGTCAAAGAGATCGAGGCTGAGCTGCCCCTCTATCTCGGTCTTTCTCGGCTTCTTCCCAACTCCCCCTCGCCCGGCGGGAGAGGGTAGGGGTGAGGGGCTTGGTTCATCAATCCGGGAAGGTCTCGCGCTCTCCGGGAGCAGCACCTCTGCCAGATGGGCGATGAGTTCCCTGGGCGGCCGGTCGGCGTAGACCCCGTTCCCGGTCCCGTCGACGCCGCGCAGGAAAAGGTAGAAGACGCCGCCGAAGTGCCGGTCGTAATCGTACCCGGGGATCCTGAGCCTCAGGTAGTTGTCGAGCGCCACCGTGTAGAGGAGGTACTGCAGGGGATAGAAGTTTTCTTCCATCTCTTTTTTCAGCGCCGCCTGCCCATAGTTGCCGGGGGTGTTACCCAGGTGGTTGGACTTCCAGTCCACGATGTAGTAACGCCCGCCGTGCTCGAAGACAAGGTCGATGAAGCCGAGCAGCATCCCCTGCACTGGCGCGAAGGACAGGCGGCTGAAAAGATCGGCCAGATCGACCGGTAACCCGGCGACTCCCGCCGTGCCGTGTCCGGCCGTGAAGCGGGCGGCGGCTTCCCTCAGACGGTCGGAGGTAACGTGCGAAAGAGGGAAGAAGAATTCCATTTCGGTGAGGCGCCGCTCCAACCCCACCTGAGCCAGCGCGATCTCCCCGTCTCCCAGCGGCGCCTGCAGCACGTTTTGCACCATGTCGCGCACCGCCTGGCTCCAGTCGGGGGCGAAGCCGTGCTTGTCCAATTGCTCCTTCACCAGGGGCGAGAGCTGCTCGCCCACCCTTGTGAAATCGAGGTCCTCGAAGATCTTGTGCAGGAAGATGCCGGCCTTGGCCCCCTTGGGAAAGGCGAAGATCCCGGTCGGCTCGACATCGTGCACGGGCCGCTCCTCGACCGGGCTCCCCTCGTCGCGGTCGGGAAGCTCGGCTGTGTGGTGCTTGTGGCTGGAGAGCGAGGTGAAGCTCGCCACACGCCAGTCCCGGGAGATGGCGCCGGTAAAGGGAAGCGGCGCGAGGTCCGGCGCCTTCTTGTCGTGCGCCCGGTATGGCGCCAGGTCGGCCGCAGGGAGATCCAGGACCTCGATTCTCCCGGCGGAGGAGGCCGCCAGCGTGTCGAGTCTTTTGCGGATGTCGGCATCGCTCAGCGTCACCTGCCCCTTGACCGGCGTCTCGCCAGGGTGCAGCAGGTAGTGCAGCGCGCTGTCGCCGGCATCCTTGAAGACGCCCCAGGTGAGGTAGGTCCGGTGCTTGCCGCGGGTGAGGGCTACGTAGAGAAGGCGCAGGCTCTCGGCCAGGGCCTCCCGCGCGGCCTGCGCCTTGTGCTCTCCCATCTGCTCGGAGCCTATGTCCAGCACCACCCGGCCGTCCTCGTCGTGGAAGAGCGCCCCTTCGTCCTTGCCGGCGTACTCCGCCCAGCAGAAAGGGAGGAACACGATGGGGTACTCGAGCCCCTTGCTCTTGTGGATGGTGACCAACTGCACCGCGGCCTCGTCGGTCTCCAGCCGGATCTCGTACTCATCCTTCTTGGGCTCTTCAGTGATGCGGCAGGCGAGCCAAGAGATGACCGCTTCCATCCCCAGGCGTTCGTTGACCTGCGCCTGGTGGATGGTCTCGATGGCGTGCAGGAGGTTGGTAAGGCGCCGCTCCCCCATCGGTTCAGCGAGCAGCCGCTTCCTGACCTCGCGCTTTTCCATGAACTGCAGCGCCATGGACATGCAGCTGCCGCTGTTCCAGGTGTCGTGATAGCTCCTGAATTCCTCCAGGATCTCTTCCCACCCCTTCTCGTCGTCCATGAGCCGGGCCAGTTCCGTCCCGCTCACCCCGACCAGGTCGGTGGCCAGCGCCCCGCGCAGAAGCGACTCGTGCCCCGGTTGCGCCACCGCCGAGAGGAGCCGGAGCAGTTCCGCCGCCTCGTCGGACTCGAAGAGGTTACCCGCGCTACAGAGGACGCTCGGTATCCCCCTGTGGGTCAGCGCCCGCTGCATCAGCTTCGCCTGCCGGTTCGCGCGCACCAGGACGGCGATATCCCTCGGTTCGACCGCGCGCTGCACCCAGTTCTCGCTCCCCTCCTCGGCGTCCTTCCGGAGCTCCTCGACGGTCAGCTTCCCGTCCGCGCCGTCGCGCAGAAGGCGCGAGATTTCCGCCGCCACCGTTTCCGGGAGCTGCTCCCAGGCATCCCCTTTGTTGATCGGTTTGCCGGCGTCCTTGCGCGGGGCGAGCCAGAGCTTTAACGGCGCCTTCCTCTGCCCCGCTTCCACGAGCCTGCTCTTCTCTTTGGGAGCCGCTTCCACCTTGTTGAAGCCTATCTGCGGGTAGAGGAAGGGGAGCTCGCGCGACGCGAAGAGGGCGTTGACGGCATCGATCAGCCCCGCTTCGGAGCGGAAGTTCTGCAGCAGGGTGTGGCGCTCTTTTGTCGCCTGGGCCGCCCCCATGTAGGCGAAGATGTCGGCGCCGCGGAAGCTGTAGATGGCCTGCTTCGGGTCGCCGATCAGGAAGAAAGGGGCCTCGTGTCCCACCGGGTAGATGGCGTCGAAGATGGCGAACTGGAGGGGGTCCGTGTCCTGGAACTCGTCGATGAGGGCTGCCTGGTAGCGCTCGCGGATCAGCCGCGGCAGCGTCGATGCGGGGCGCAGCAGCGCCGCGTGCAGGTCGAGGAGGAGGTCGTCGAAGGAGCGCAGGTTCTTGAGCCGCTTTCGTTTCGGGAGCTCGGCGCGCAGGTAGTCGAAGAAGCCGCGCTTGAGCCCCTGGAGCCAATCATCCAGCTCGTTGGCGTCGGCGGGCGGGTCCGGGATCACTGCGGCGTTCGGGTCTCCGCAGACCCTTTGCACCAGCTTCAGCAGGGACTCCGGGGAGACCTTGGCGGCGCCGGCCGCGGCGATCCTCTCCTCAGGCTGGCCGTAGCAGTTGATGCGCCAGTAGTCCTGGGCGATCTCCATCAGGATCTTCCCTTGGTCGGTGACAAGCTCGGTATCGCACAGGGAGCCGCTTTCGAAGGGGTTGTCCTGCAGCATCCTCTGGCAGAAACCGTGGATGGTGAAGATGGCGGCCTCGTCGAAGCTCCGTATGGCGCTCGACAGAAGCCGCCGCGCCTCGGAGTGGTCCTGCGTCGACTTGAGCAGCCCCTCGATCAGGAAGTCGTCCGTGGCGCCGGTCAGGAAGCCGTTTTCGGCTTCCTTCAGTTTGTTCCTGATCCGCTCCTTGAGCTCCTTCGTCGCGGCCTCGGTGAAGGTGACCACCAGGATGCGCGAGACGTCGAATTTCTGTTCCAGCACCAGGCGCAGGTAGACCCCGGCGATGGTGAAGGTCTTGCCGGTGCCGGCGCTCGCCTCGATCAGATTGCGCCCGGCAAGCGGGGTATGGAGCAGGTCGAATCGTTTCATTTGCATTCCACGTTAACGATGGTCTTTCGTCAGACTTCCTCTGTTCAACCCCCTCCCCCCCTAGCGGGGGAGGGTCAGGGTGGGGGGGACGGCGCCACGTTCGAGTTCGTTGGCAGCTTCACCCACCCCCCGGCCCCCTCCCGTCCAGGGAGGGGGAGCAAAGTGCGAACTTGATCAGACAGTACTGCCTGCATCAGAGTCTGTCTTTGCCCTTCCCCTTGGCCTTCTGGAGCTCCAGAAGCGGCTCCCATACCTGGAGCGCCAGGGTTGCGAACTCCTCGTCCAGCGG
Proteins encoded in this region:
- the rmuC gene encoding DNA recombination protein RmuC, with amino-acid sequence MTPDLFQLIILLLGAATFVFAFLCYLHLKRAHIAEARFDQLEKGLERLERTLQAELGRNREELGGNLRQFGEAVQKRMVDIASLQKGQLEGFTQQLGSLTASNEQRLDKLRETVELRLKWLQDDNSKKLEQMRATVDEKLHETLEKRLGESFKQVSGQLEQVHKGLGEMQSLASGVGDLKKVLSNIKTRGTLGEVQLHNLLEQILTPDQYGANVATKPGSDARVEFAIRLPGKDDKPLWLPVDAKFPQEDYLRLVEAQEQGNQAAVQEATRQFDKTVAAMAKLICEKYLAPPDTTDFAVMFLANEASYAQVLSRPGLFDAILREHKVIVAGPTTIAALLSSLSLGFKTLTIEKRSSDVWRLLGAIKTEFMTFGTLLEKTRKKLDEASSSIDTAATRTRRIQRKMQGIEQLPEHEAKGLLGGEFGAAEPESEVILIDEA
- a CDS encoding alpha/beta fold hydrolase; protein product: MLTQINNIRLAYDDLGHGPAVLLIHGFPLNRQMWQPQLKPLADAGYRAIAPDLRGFGASDAPAAGYSMDRFADDLVALLDALQIDKAVVGGMSMGGYILMNLLERRPDRVRAAAFIATRSNADDEAARQRRSEMAAQAERLGANPITKIFAELLFADDTTVSRPELIAQVTSWMRSTNPNGLAGGLVAIRDRKEYTPLLASFGKPSLVIAGTEDRAAPLDVARVLIEALPGCRTKIIEKAGHMVNMEQPELFNKTLVDFLDSLPD
- a CDS encoding four helix bundle protein, coding for METNAVKDKSFAFALRIIKLYQYLCERKEFVISKQLLRSGTAVGALVREAEQAESRADFIHKLAIALKEANETEYWLELLHQSNYLEDKNYQSISSDSKCLLRLLTSIIKTTKMHNKK
- the recD gene encoding exodeoxyribonuclease V subunit alpha — encoded protein: MAAETFQFNDIDRQFASFICRQAASRDAHLEAAAALLSRGVTAGDVCLDLESALEDARAAGYRIESVAAWRQKLAAHPVVGEPGEFKPLILDHADRLYLQRYWRYEDELAEAIMKRGKTVRFDRALLQKGLARLFPPTPGETDWQRVAALAAVTRRFCVISGGPGTGKTSTVVKVLSLLLEQAEEAGTGAGLRIALAAPTGKAAARLKESISDGARFAEEGVRGLIPEDVFTLHRLLGYLKGSSGFRHNADNPLPYDVVIVDEASMVSLPLMAKLVCALRHDTRLILLGDRDQLASVEAGAVLGDICDTGGVHGFSPAFAALAADLAGDAVTSSSGMSPLGDAVVQLQRSYRFSSAGGIGKVGSLVNAGDAPGALSACLDSAVAGVTLAPLPTAAALADALAKRISEGYGAYLREESPEAAFAEFSRFRILCAMRSGPFGVEAINLLVRQRLSQAGMIHPRGRWYAGEPVMITRNDYNLGLFNGDVGLILPDAETGGELRAFFPSGTGGMRKVLPLRLPEYECAFAMTVHKSQGSEFDRVLLVLPDRDAPVLTRELLYTAITRAKTSVDILANQELFLSTVTRRIVRRSGLRDKTWKPN
- the recB gene encoding exodeoxyribonuclease V subunit beta — translated: MKRFDLLHTPLAGRNLIEASAGTGKTFTIAGVYLRLVLEQKFDVSRILVVTFTEAATKELKERIRNKLKEAENGFLTGATDDFLIEGLLKSTQDHSEARRLLSSAIRSFDEAAIFTIHGFCQRMLQDNPFESGSLCDTELVTDQGKILMEIAQDYWRINCYGQPEERIAAAGAAKVSPESLLKLVQRVCGDPNAAVIPDPPADANELDDWLQGLKRGFFDYLRAELPKRKRLKNLRSFDDLLLDLHAALLRPASTLPRLIRERYQAALIDEFQDTDPLQFAIFDAIYPVGHEAPFFLIGDPKQAIYSFRGADIFAYMGAAQATKERHTLLQNFRSEAGLIDAVNALFASRELPFLYPQIGFNKVEAAPKEKSRLVEAGQRKAPLKLWLAPRKDAGKPINKGDAWEQLPETVAAEISRLLRDGADGKLTVEELRKDAEEGSENWVQRAVEPRDIAVLVRANRQAKLMQRALTHRGIPSVLCSAGNLFESDEAAELLRLLSAVAQPGHESLLRGALATDLVGVSGTELARLMDDEKGWEEILEEFRSYHDTWNSGSCMSMALQFMEKREVRKRLLAEPMGERRLTNLLHAIETIHQAQVNERLGMEAVISWLACRITEEPKKDEYEIRLETDEAAVQLVTIHKSKGLEYPIVFLPFCWAEYAGKDEGALFHDEDGRVVLDIGSEQMGEHKAQAAREALAESLRLLYVALTRGKHRTYLTWGVFKDAGDSALHYLLHPGETPVKGQVTLSDADIRKRLDTLAASSAGRIEVLDLPAADLAPYRAHDKKAPDLAPLPFTGAISRDWRVASFTSLSSHKHHTAELPDRDEGSPVEERPVHDVEPTGIFAFPKGAKAGIFLHKIFEDLDFTRVGEQLSPLVKEQLDKHGFAPDWSQAVRDMVQNVLQAPLGDGEIALAQVGLERRLTEMEFFFPLSHVTSDRLREAAARFTAGHGTAGVAGLPVDLADLFSRLSFAPVQGMLLGFIDLVFEHGGRYYIVDWKSNHLGNTPGNYGQAALKKEMEENFYPLQYLLYTVALDNYLRLRIPGYDYDRHFGGVFYLFLRGVDGTGNGVYADRPPRELIAHLAEVLLPESARPSRIDEPSPSPLPSPAGRGGVGKKPRKTEIEGQLSLDLFD